ATGAGCCCACCGAAGGAATTCAACCCAATATCGTCCACGAAATCGGCGACCTCGTTCTGAGACTGAATAACGAGATTGGACTCACCGTGCTTCTTGTCGAACAGAAGCTGCCTTTCGCCCGCCGCGTTGCCAGCGAGTTCTGCATCCTTGATAAAGGGCGCAGCGTCGCCGGCGGCCCGATTGCAGATCTGACGGATCAATTCGTCCGCGCGCATTTGAGCGTCTGAGTTGATATCAATAAATTGTCAGGACGGTTGAGACCACGGTATCTTTCTTGAAAAAGACCGCTTCCCGCGGATGCGCAATGACGAGCACCCAGTTTCCTTGAGGCAGGATGTCCGTCTTGTCCATCGTCATGACGTCCTGAGCCGATAGTGACTTTTGGTATGTGTATTCCGGCGCCAGGAACGCAAAGAACTTCCCCTCACCTTCCCGGAACTTCGCGGCCTCATCTCCGGTCATTATCATCACATCAACAGGTCTGGGAGTTGCTGTGATCTCGATGCGGACTCGGGAATCTTTGTCCAGAAAGAAGGCGCGGGTTGCGGAGTCACCTTCTTTAATCTGGCTGCGTTGATGAATGACATCCTGAGGCGGACTGGTTGGAGTCGCAAATGCGGCGGCTGGAATGTCTTGTCTGCGATTGTTTGCGCCAGGACGGCCGAATATCAAAAACTCCAGTGCGATCACGACAGCCAATAGCGCAAGTTTTCTGGGAGTCAGAAGTCTCCTCAGAGGTGGACGAGCGAGATTTGCAGACCGGGCTCGTGGGGCGGCGGCCGAGTCCTCCCGGCTACCACATTTCGGACAAACCGCGGCTGTGTCCGATATTTTCTCTCCGCACTTAGCGCAATCGATGAAAGCCATCTACGACTATTGTGCGATCGAGGGAATGGCGCCGCAACCACGTTCTTGCGCCATCTCATCCTTGCAGTGACTGCATGAATTCCGATGTGGGATGTTTCGGGGACAGCTACCAGACGATGGCCAGCTTTCCGTAAGCGCTTCGACGGATCTCTTCTACAGGACTGGGGCTTGAAACGACGTATTCGAGGTGACGGTTGTGGAGAAGATTTTGTCCGGCAACGGATAGCTCGACCTTACGCGTAGCGTGCCAGGCCAGCCGGCTGTCCAGTTCGGAATAACTTGGAACGATTCCAGGCGTGCCGGCGTTATTGAAGCGAAAGGAGTCGATCCACCGGGACTGAGCGTTAAGCTCGAAATTCCTCGGGAGATCCATCGAGGAGCGCATGGCCAACTGGTGCCGCGGATCGGCGGTTTCGTTCAGGGCGTTATTGAGATCCACCGTCCCCGGCTTGACGTGAATATTTTCGAGCAAAAGATCGTAGCCGCCATGGAGCCGCCACCAGCGGAGGATTTGATAATTGGCGGCCAATTCGAAGCCGTGGGTTTCCCCCTCCAGATTGTTGGAGAAAACGTAAGGAAACGGCAGGTGCGTCACAGGATTAGGCGCGCTGGGACTCGTGCTCCGGATATTGTTGTAGTCGTTGTAAAACCCTGAGATCGAAGCGGACACTTTTGAACCGAGCTGCGCCCGGTAACCCATCTCATACGCAATTGCGGTTTCGGATTTGAAGTTTGTTCCGCCAATCAGAAGATCCGTAATGAGAGGAGCCACAGAGGGCGTCATTAACCGTTCATCCCGATCGACTCGCGAGGGCGACCGGACCGCCCGGGAGACGGCCGACCACATGGACTGTTTTGGCGTCATGTCCCACTGGAGCCGCACATTCGGCTCGATCTCGAAGCCGGTGTAGTCGTTGTGCTCGACTTTTGTTCCCAGCGTGAAGGCAACATTTTCCGCGAGCCGAACTTCATCCTGGACAAAGACATTGAACAGATTCTGGTCCAGCTGCGGCGGCTCGAAAGCCAACCCCGGCGCGTTTTGAACCGTGTCATGCGTGAAGCGATAACCCAGGCCCCAGACGATTCCGTTTCGTCCGTTCAAACGGAAGCGATGTTGGAAATCGAGATCGACCGTATCGAGGTCGTCGGTCAGCGTGCCGGCGGGAGCAAGGACCAGGGCGCCGGCCATCTGCTGGGGAACGGGATCGCGAAAATGCGTCCGGTCGTAATAGATCTGCAGCTTCATGTCGGATTCGTCGGAAGCGGCATGAGACCATCGTCCAAGCAGGTTGCCGCCGGCCGCCCCCGCGCTGCGGCCCGTCGGGAGGTTCTGGGGAGTCTCATAAAAATCGCCTTGCAGTGTAAAGCGGTCCTCCCGCTTTGCCCCGGCGTCGATCCGAAAGCCGCCCTGTCCGCTTCTCCAGGAGTCCATCGCAGCATTGCCGTTGGGCAGAACTTCATGGCTCCTGTCGAAAAACCGTCCGTACACGCGATAGTCCGCACTTCTTCCAAGGCTGCCGCCGTAGCGAATGCCGGTCACGGCTCGCAGTTGCGATCCGCCGCCGGCTTCGGCATATAAACCTTGTGAATCCTTTGCGCTCTTCGTGACGATATTGATGACGCCGTTGACGGCATTGGCGCCCCATAGCGTGCCGCCCGGTCCGCTGATCACCTCGATGTGGTCGATGTCTTCCAGCAAATAATCCTGCCGATCCCAGAAGACGCCGGAAAACAAGGGGGTGTAAACAGTTCTTCCGTCGATTAGGACTAAAAGCTTGTTCGATAAATCCGTGTTGAAGCCTCGCGCGCTGATGGCCCAGGCACTGGAATTCTTCTGAGCAACTTCCAGGTTGTCCGCCAGCCGCAGCGCCTCCGGCAGGCTCGAGGCGCCGGAACGGCGTATGTCTTCCTGCGTAATGACCTGAATCGCGGCGGGCGCTTTCATGAAAGGCTCCGGCTGCTTGGAAACCGACGTCACTTCAATGTTCATCAGCTGGTCCAGCGTCAGATGTTTCAGATCATCCGGCGAACTCTGAGCGAAGGCATGTGACGCGCCGAGCAGAGCACCAAGAACAGGCAGCAGGCGAATCCATTTGCGAAGTCCCATAGCATCTATCCTTCCCGGAGATTTATGCGGGCGGCACCTGGTTGACCACCATCCAGTAAAGGCCAAGCTGCCGGATGGTCTGGTTGAACTGTTCAAAGTCCACCGGCTTCTGGATGTAACTGTTGACTCCGAGTTTATAGCTGTCGACGAGGTCTCTCTGCTCTCTTGAAGATGTCAGTACCACGACGGGAATCGAGCGCGTGCGCTCGTCGTTGCGGATGGCCTGAAGGACTTCGAGGCCGCTGATCTTGGGCAACTTCAGGTCCAGCAACACGACTCTTGGGGCGCAGAAGTCGCGGCCGGCATGAGGTCCCCGGCAAAAAAGGTAATCCAGGGCCTCCACGCCGTCGCGGGCGACATGAATCCTGTTGATGATTCCGCCCTGCTGCAGAGCAATCATCGTCAGTTCCATATCCGCCTCGTCATCTTCCACATAAAGAAGCTCGATTTCTTCGTTGTTCATGCCTTCACCTCGAGGGGTACAACCGTAAAGAGGAAGGTTGCGCCCTGATTGACTTTGCCTTCGGCCCAGATCCTGCCGCCGTGTTTTTGAATAATGCGTTGAACCGTTGCGAGCCCGACGCCCGTGCCCTCGAACTCTTCGGCGCGATGCAGGCGCTGGAACACACCAAACAATTTGTGGGCATATTCCTGTTCAAAACCGGCGCCGTTATCGCGGATGAAAATAATCGTCGAGCCGTTTTCCGAGAGCCGGCCCACCTCGATCACCGCGTGTTCCGTACGGCGTGTGTACTTGACGGCGTTGGATAACAGATTCGTGAAAACCACTTTCATCAAACCCGGGTCGCATTTCATATCCGGCAGGTTGGCGATCTGCCAGTCAATCTGCCGCCCTTCGCATTCGGACTTGAGATCCGCGATGGTGCCCTGGACCATCTGATTCAGGCTGGAAGGCCTCACTACAAGTTCCTGCCGCCCGATTCTCGCCATGTTCAATAAATCATCCACAAGGTGTCCCATGTGCTTCGCGCCGTCGCGAACCCGTTTCAGATATTGCTGTGCAGTGGCGTCGAGGGTTGGCCCGTATTTCTGCATCAGGATCATCGAGAACCCGTCGATGTGGCGCAAGGGGGCGCGCAGATCATGCGAAACCGAATAGGAAAAGGCTTCCAGTTCCTTATTGGCCGCCGCGAGTTGAGCTGTACGTTCCTGGACCCGCAGTTCCAATTGGTCCCGTGCCGTCTGCAACGCCACATCGCGTTCCTGAATCTGCTCGAGCATTTCGTTGAAAGCGCCGATCAATGTGGCGAGTTCTCCGCTTTTCCCGGCGGGCGCCGCCCGCACCGCGTAGTTCTTTTCGCGGGATACGGCCAGGGCCACGCTCGCCAGCTGTATGATCGGCTCGGAGACGGACCGCTTCAATCTTCCGGAAATCAACAGGGCG
The Terriglobia bacterium DNA segment above includes these coding regions:
- a CDS encoding TonB-dependent receptor — translated: MGLRKWIRLLPVLGALLGASHAFAQSSPDDLKHLTLDQLMNIEVTSVSKQPEPFMKAPAAIQVITQEDIRRSGASSLPEALRLADNLEVAQKNSSAWAISARGFNTDLSNKLLVLIDGRTVYTPLFSGVFWDRQDYLLEDIDHIEVISGPGGTLWGANAVNGVINIVTKSAKDSQGLYAEAGGGSQLRAVTGIRYGGSLGRSADYRVYGRFFDRSHEVLPNGNAAMDSWRSGQGGFRIDAGAKREDRFTLQGDFYETPQNLPTGRSAGAAGGNLLGRWSHAASDESDMKLQIYYDRTHFRDPVPQQMAGALVLAPAGTLTDDLDTVDLDFQHRFRLNGRNGIVWGLGYRFTHDTVQNAPGLAFEPPQLDQNLFNVFVQDEVRLAENVAFTLGTKVEHNDYTGFEIEPNVRLQWDMTPKQSMWSAVSRAVRSPSRVDRDERLMTPSVAPLITDLLIGGTNFKSETAIAYEMGYRAQLGSKVSASISGFYNDYNNIRSTSPSAPNPVTHLPFPYVFSNNLEGETHGFELAANYQILRWWRLHGGYDLLLENIHVKPGTVDLNNALNETADPRHQLAMRSSMDLPRNFELNAQSRWIDSFRFNNAGTPGIVPSYSELDSRLAWHATRKVELSVAGQNLLHNRHLEYVVSSPSPVEEIRRSAYGKLAIVW
- a CDS encoding response regulator, with the translated sequence MNNEEIELLYVEDDEADMELTMIALQQGGIINRIHVARDGVEALDYLFCRGPHAGRDFCAPRVVLLDLKLPKISGLEVLQAIRNDERTRSIPVVVLTSSREQRDLVDSYKLGVNSYIQKPVDFEQFNQTIRQLGLYWMVVNQVPPA
- a CDS encoding ATP-binding protein, which codes for MKMRSSWSYSISRRLTLMNMLVSGVALLLACVTFFAYDRVSLKETMVNNLSIEAQIIASNSISALVFNDAEAAESTLAALKASSNITAAAIYTAKGSEFAKYSGQDPRAAASIDASPYRACASRPAIPEGKARAYSFAGDQLTLARRVIFEGKPVGIVCIQSDLKALDARVKRFVSMGAVILAVSLLAALLISGRLKRSVSEPIIQLASVALAVSREKNYAVRAAPAGKSGELATLIGAFNEMLEQIQERDVALQTARDQLELRVQERTAQLAAANKELEAFSYSVSHDLRAPLRHIDGFSMILMQKYGPTLDATAQQYLKRVRDGAKHMGHLVDDLLNMARIGRQELVVRPSSLNQMVQGTIADLKSECEGRQIDWQIANLPDMKCDPGLMKVVFTNLLSNAVKYTRRTEHAVIEVGRLSENGSTIIFIRDNGAGFEQEYAHKLFGVFQRLHRAEEFEGTGVGLATVQRIIQKHGGRIWAEGKVNQGATFLFTVVPLEVKA